One window from the genome of Lepisosteus oculatus isolate fLepOcu1 chromosome 21, fLepOcu1.hap2, whole genome shotgun sequence encodes:
- the ccdc73 gene encoding coiled-coil domain-containing protein 73 isoform X3, with protein MSGTPSEVIASDCKEHREEKDHKTESDYLKAETSSPFSLQESADAIISVHMLECKTSLLEAVEELRIRRDAEIRFEDQINKLVLEKQELEWEKESLQNQTDTLKSQQTDALTALKKKFQARIRGIEGEKGKHQLTTELRDKEINSLKEELKSLQVFKFSLQKKLSELEQKLQLQTQTKDNHLNQISEAEKRFETISRQCVMVKQFHEKLEQNVEEAMRLNKKLTLVNYNQEATIFRLKKDIEKLNKELIKSRVSSHCKRGDESMHRTLQEQEIQQLQHKLLVETEMTKRLTKENATIREEKQEVMNSLKHAQQLLQRQTEAIGRVELELNAQREEHQALKRDNELFREKIKEKEDKFISLTEECQNSKAIWEKEQMRLQEKIQQTQEKLRSHKEAYDYLHEQHNQLSSCSVQQAEQIQMLKHNLKVFSVDVKPKKHNGSDNEIKEVCAPRHEVNSPLINDSQSKAVVLQSNNTQSLQDIDIEEKNIIEHFKDKCTFASSKEPAETVNDELSKADYCVVINVQTDDVYASGSKDTGGTKNICSTIDLASTTLKPQGSPDTLAEVPVTETMILDSADALGVYSADTGQQTDSSKHKSGIGESHLVYGMLDKSSTATTMLCNKGDFISELPSPKGSCVYHNEVDPVTAHKDCQHELAEGSPELKTQVAAKDDEDNQKCSESKLSNVTEVPEVKSALNEMYPTHLVASEILGGFRTPLQNDPKLKKITSRFIKEKSGFNRSDPADATKRIMTISQCYSKLEVKDQMTTETDDRRDKTPSSQPATNDSETKLSNQSETIEKNINSAAHNRSENKALVQTVTPDVKKTCTETDSNVDSGRGTIFESDQSSISHSMYKLNEGILPCTNYSEAHKNKSFKKEILMPRAEKTNLNEHQEDSTKNANGEIYFPSSDTMFTSESKKIRSAFELRPLKNIQFPTSQKSHDIHSSVKVDQDVNSQTSTPLIPSCLKRDTVLPPALHEAFSTKTNPKLYQDEEQNEKDSPTIKRAADMLNTSSIHPCHKRDPRDEWNAIAQTFCEISAEHKTTEVLKVPVSYSYMPTPAASILKKDSSINVYAEPEKNTPAACLNSHNKRNDTSAMSPESVSAKSDEDLEFQQRIHDEVSKIQKFLILERLRCTRKRKTDERVEEIH; from the exons GATGCCGAAATACGTTTTGAAGACCAAATTAATAAACTTGTGCTGGAAAAACAAGAATTAGAATGGGAAAAG GAATCCCTTCAAAATCAAACAGATACTTTAAAAAGTCAGCAGACAGATGCTTTAACTGCTCTCAAGAAAAAG TTTCAGGCAAGAATCAGAGGAATTGAAGGAGAGAAG GGAAAACATCAACTAACAACAGAATTAAGGGATAAAGAGATCAATAGTCTCAAGGAAGAGCTAAAATCACTGCAG GTGTTCAAGTTCAGTTTGCAGAAGAAACTAAGTGAACTG GAGCAGAAACTACAGTTGCAGACTCAAACCAAGGACAATCACCTAAACCAGATAAGCGAagctgaaaaacgttttgaaaccATTTCTCGTCAGTGTGTTATGGTTAAGCAGTTTCATGAGAAACTAGAACAAAAtg tTGAAGAAGCGATGAGGCTAAATAAAAAACTTACTCTTGTGAATTACAATCAAGAAGCCACCATATTCAGATTGAAAAAG GATATTGAGAAACTTAATAAAGAGCTAATTAAATCCAGAGTGTCATCTCATTGCAAAAGGGGAGATGAAAGCATGCATCGCACATTACAGGAGCAAGAGATACAGCAGCTTCAACACAAACTTCTTGTG gAAACAGAAATGACCAAAAGGCTGACTAAAGAGAATGCCACCATACGAGAAGAAAAACAG GAGGTTATGAACTCCCTAAAGCATGCCCAGCAGCTGCTGCAACGACAGACTGAGGCAATTGGTAGAGTGGAACTGGAGTTGAATGCTCAGAGAGAGGAACATCAG GCCCTTAAAAGAGACAATGAACTGTTCAGAGAGAAGatcaaagaaaaagaagacaaatttATCAGTCTAACAGAGGAATGCCAAAATTCTAAAGCAATTTGGGAAAAAGAG CAGATGAGATTACAGGAGAAAATTCAGCAAACACAGGAAAAGCTCAGATCTCACAAGGAAGCATATGATTATCTCCATGAGCAGCACAACCAGCTATCATCCTGCAGTGTCCAGCAAGCAGAGCAAATACAAATGCTAAAG CATAATTTAAAAGTTTTCAGCGTTGATGTAAAGCCCAAAAAGCACAATGGCTCTGATAATGAGATTAAAGAAGTGTGTGCTCCAAGACATGAAGTAAACTCGCCTTTAATAAATGATTCCCAAAGTAAAGCAGTTGTATTACAAAGCAACAATACGCAGAGTTTACAGGATATTGATattgaggaaaaaaacattattgaacATTTCAAAG ATAAATGTACATTTGCTAGTTCCAAGGAGCCTGCAGAGACAGTGAATGATGAACTTTCAAAAGCAGACTACTGTGTGGTTATCAATGTGCAGACTGATGATGTTTATGCTTCTGGAAGCAAAGACACAGGAGGGACTAAGAACATTTGCTCTACTATAGACCTTGCCAGTACAACTCTCAAGCCACAAGGAAGTCCTGATACTTTGGCAGAAGTCCCAGTTACAGAAACTATGATTTTAGACAGTGCTGATGCATTAGGTGTCTATAGTGCAGATACAGGTCAGCAGACAGACTCCAGCAAACATAAATCTGGCATTGGTGAAAGTCATCTAGTTTATGGTATGCTTGATAAGAGCTCTACAGCGACCACAATGCTTTGCAACAAAGGTGACTTTATAAGTGAGCTACCCAGTCCCAAAGGCAGTTGTGTTTATCACAATGAAGTTGACCCAGTAACTGCACACAAGGACTGTCAGCATGAGCTGGCTGAAGGCAGCCCTGAACTCAAAACACAAGTGGCAGCTAAAGATGATGAAGACAACCAGAAATGTTCAGAATCCAAGTTAAGTAATGTTACAGAAGTTCCTGAAGTGAAAAGTGCTTTAAATGAAATGTATCCAACCCATCTTGTAGCTTCTGAAATTCTTGGCGGGTTTAGGACTCCTTTGCAAAACGAccctaaacttaaaaaaataacatctcgttttattaaagaaaaatctGGATTTAACAGATCTGACCCAGCAGATGCCACAAAACGCATAATGACCATATCTCAGTGTTATAGCAAACTGGAAGTCAAGGACCAGATGACAACAGAAACTGATGACAGAAGGGACAAAACACCAAGCAGCCAACCAGCtacaaatgactcagaaacaaaACTATCAAATCAGTCAGAAAccattgaaaaaaacataaattctgCAGCTCACAATCGGTCAGAAAACAAAGCTTTGGTCCAGACAGTCACTCCAGATGTTAAAAAGACATGTACAGAGACGGATTCTAATGTTGACAGTGGAAGGGGAACAATATTTGAAAGTGATCAGAGCAGTATATCTCATTCTATGTACAAATTAAATGAAGGAATCCTCCCATGTACTAATTACAGtgaagcacataaaaacaaaagtttcaAAAAAGAAATCCTCATGCCTAGGGCTGAAAAGACCAATCTCAACGAACACCAAGAAGACAGCACAAAGAATGCAAATGGCgaaatatattttccttctTCTGACACTATGTTCACttctgaaagcaaaaaaattaGATCAGCATTTGAGTTAAgacctttaaaaaatatacagttccCAACTTCCCAGAAATCCCATGATATTCATTCTTCTGTGAAAGTGGATCAAGATGTTAACAGCCAGACCTCAACACCTTTAATACCATCTTGTTTAAAAAGAGATACTGTTTTGCCTCCTGCATTGCATGAGGCGTTTTCAACTAAAACAAATCCCAAATTGTATCAGGATGAggaacaaaatgagaaag ATTCCCCCACAATTAAAAGGGCTGCTGACATGTTGAATACTTCCAGTATTCATCCTTGCCACAAGAGAGATCCTAGAGACGAGTGGAATGCAATAGCACAGACTTTTTGTGAAATCTCAGCAGAACAT AAGACCACTGAGGTTCTAAAGGTTCCAGTTTCTTATAGCTATATGCCTACACCAGCAGCatccatattaaaaaaagattcctCCATCAACGTTTATGCAGAGCCAGAAAAAAACACTCCAGCAGCATGTTTAAATTCCCACAACAAACGTAATGATACTTCTGCAATGAGTCCCGAGAGTGTTTCAGCCAAGTCTGATGAAGACCTGGAATTTCAGCAGAGAATTCATGACGAAGTCAGCAAGATACAGAAATTTCTGATTTTAGAGAGACTCAGATGCACAAGGAAACGGAAAACGGATGAAAGAGTAGAGGAAATTCATTAG
- the ccdc73 gene encoding coiled-coil domain-containing protein 73 isoform X1: MEKSILSISSAAGLSVSPQTPVSDQVTGPLQPRAGRWLEPEDGTGRKSAQDAASTEKDHKTESDYLKAETSSPFSLQESADAIISVHMLECKTSLLEAVEELRIRRDAEIRFEDQINKLVLEKQELEWEKESLQNQTDTLKSQQTDALTALKKKFQARIRGIEGEKGKHQLTTELRDKEINSLKEELKSLQVFKFSLQKKLSELEQKLQLQTQTKDNHLNQISEAEKRFETISRQCVMVKQFHEKLEQNVEEAMRLNKKLTLVNYNQEATIFRLKKDIEKLNKELIKSRVSSHCKRGDESMHRTLQEQEIQQLQHKLLVETEMTKRLTKENATIREEKQEVMNSLKHAQQLLQRQTEAIGRVELELNAQREEHQALKRDNELFREKIKEKEDKFISLTEECQNSKAIWEKEQMRLQEKIQQTQEKLRSHKEAYDYLHEQHNQLSSCSVQQAEQIQMLKHNLKVFSVDVKPKKHNGSDNEIKEVCAPRHEVNSPLINDSQSKAVVLQSNNTQSLQDIDIEEKNIIEHFKDKCTFASSKEPAETVNDELSKADYCVVINVQTDDVYASGSKDTGGTKNICSTIDLASTTLKPQGSPDTLAEVPVTETMILDSADALGVYSADTGQQTDSSKHKSGIGESHLVYGMLDKSSTATTMLCNKGDFISELPSPKGSCVYHNEVDPVTAHKDCQHELAEGSPELKTQVAAKDDEDNQKCSESKLSNVTEVPEVKSALNEMYPTHLVASEILGGFRTPLQNDPKLKKITSRFIKEKSGFNRSDPADATKRIMTISQCYSKLEVKDQMTTETDDRRDKTPSSQPATNDSETKLSNQSETIEKNINSAAHNRSENKALVQTVTPDVKKTCTETDSNVDSGRGTIFESDQSSISHSMYKLNEGILPCTNYSEAHKNKSFKKEILMPRAEKTNLNEHQEDSTKNANGEIYFPSSDTMFTSESKKIRSAFELRPLKNIQFPTSQKSHDIHSSVKVDQDVNSQTSTPLIPSCLKRDTVLPPALHEAFSTKTNPKLYQDEEQNEKDSPTIKRAADMLNTSSIHPCHKRDPRDEWNAIAQTFCEISAEHKTTEVLKVPVSYSYMPTPAASILKKDSSINVYAEPEKNTPAACLNSHNKRNDTSAMSPESVSAKSDEDLEFQQRIHDEVSKIQKFLILERLRCTRKRKTDERVEEIH; encoded by the exons GATGCCGAAATACGTTTTGAAGACCAAATTAATAAACTTGTGCTGGAAAAACAAGAATTAGAATGGGAAAAG GAATCCCTTCAAAATCAAACAGATACTTTAAAAAGTCAGCAGACAGATGCTTTAACTGCTCTCAAGAAAAAG TTTCAGGCAAGAATCAGAGGAATTGAAGGAGAGAAG GGAAAACATCAACTAACAACAGAATTAAGGGATAAAGAGATCAATAGTCTCAAGGAAGAGCTAAAATCACTGCAG GTGTTCAAGTTCAGTTTGCAGAAGAAACTAAGTGAACTG GAGCAGAAACTACAGTTGCAGACTCAAACCAAGGACAATCACCTAAACCAGATAAGCGAagctgaaaaacgttttgaaaccATTTCTCGTCAGTGTGTTATGGTTAAGCAGTTTCATGAGAAACTAGAACAAAAtg tTGAAGAAGCGATGAGGCTAAATAAAAAACTTACTCTTGTGAATTACAATCAAGAAGCCACCATATTCAGATTGAAAAAG GATATTGAGAAACTTAATAAAGAGCTAATTAAATCCAGAGTGTCATCTCATTGCAAAAGGGGAGATGAAAGCATGCATCGCACATTACAGGAGCAAGAGATACAGCAGCTTCAACACAAACTTCTTGTG gAAACAGAAATGACCAAAAGGCTGACTAAAGAGAATGCCACCATACGAGAAGAAAAACAG GAGGTTATGAACTCCCTAAAGCATGCCCAGCAGCTGCTGCAACGACAGACTGAGGCAATTGGTAGAGTGGAACTGGAGTTGAATGCTCAGAGAGAGGAACATCAG GCCCTTAAAAGAGACAATGAACTGTTCAGAGAGAAGatcaaagaaaaagaagacaaatttATCAGTCTAACAGAGGAATGCCAAAATTCTAAAGCAATTTGGGAAAAAGAG CAGATGAGATTACAGGAGAAAATTCAGCAAACACAGGAAAAGCTCAGATCTCACAAGGAAGCATATGATTATCTCCATGAGCAGCACAACCAGCTATCATCCTGCAGTGTCCAGCAAGCAGAGCAAATACAAATGCTAAAG CATAATTTAAAAGTTTTCAGCGTTGATGTAAAGCCCAAAAAGCACAATGGCTCTGATAATGAGATTAAAGAAGTGTGTGCTCCAAGACATGAAGTAAACTCGCCTTTAATAAATGATTCCCAAAGTAAAGCAGTTGTATTACAAAGCAACAATACGCAGAGTTTACAGGATATTGATattgaggaaaaaaacattattgaacATTTCAAAG ATAAATGTACATTTGCTAGTTCCAAGGAGCCTGCAGAGACAGTGAATGATGAACTTTCAAAAGCAGACTACTGTGTGGTTATCAATGTGCAGACTGATGATGTTTATGCTTCTGGAAGCAAAGACACAGGAGGGACTAAGAACATTTGCTCTACTATAGACCTTGCCAGTACAACTCTCAAGCCACAAGGAAGTCCTGATACTTTGGCAGAAGTCCCAGTTACAGAAACTATGATTTTAGACAGTGCTGATGCATTAGGTGTCTATAGTGCAGATACAGGTCAGCAGACAGACTCCAGCAAACATAAATCTGGCATTGGTGAAAGTCATCTAGTTTATGGTATGCTTGATAAGAGCTCTACAGCGACCACAATGCTTTGCAACAAAGGTGACTTTATAAGTGAGCTACCCAGTCCCAAAGGCAGTTGTGTTTATCACAATGAAGTTGACCCAGTAACTGCACACAAGGACTGTCAGCATGAGCTGGCTGAAGGCAGCCCTGAACTCAAAACACAAGTGGCAGCTAAAGATGATGAAGACAACCAGAAATGTTCAGAATCCAAGTTAAGTAATGTTACAGAAGTTCCTGAAGTGAAAAGTGCTTTAAATGAAATGTATCCAACCCATCTTGTAGCTTCTGAAATTCTTGGCGGGTTTAGGACTCCTTTGCAAAACGAccctaaacttaaaaaaataacatctcgttttattaaagaaaaatctGGATTTAACAGATCTGACCCAGCAGATGCCACAAAACGCATAATGACCATATCTCAGTGTTATAGCAAACTGGAAGTCAAGGACCAGATGACAACAGAAACTGATGACAGAAGGGACAAAACACCAAGCAGCCAACCAGCtacaaatgactcagaaacaaaACTATCAAATCAGTCAGAAAccattgaaaaaaacataaattctgCAGCTCACAATCGGTCAGAAAACAAAGCTTTGGTCCAGACAGTCACTCCAGATGTTAAAAAGACATGTACAGAGACGGATTCTAATGTTGACAGTGGAAGGGGAACAATATTTGAAAGTGATCAGAGCAGTATATCTCATTCTATGTACAAATTAAATGAAGGAATCCTCCCATGTACTAATTACAGtgaagcacataaaaacaaaagtttcaAAAAAGAAATCCTCATGCCTAGGGCTGAAAAGACCAATCTCAACGAACACCAAGAAGACAGCACAAAGAATGCAAATGGCgaaatatattttccttctTCTGACACTATGTTCACttctgaaagcaaaaaaattaGATCAGCATTTGAGTTAAgacctttaaaaaatatacagttccCAACTTCCCAGAAATCCCATGATATTCATTCTTCTGTGAAAGTGGATCAAGATGTTAACAGCCAGACCTCAACACCTTTAATACCATCTTGTTTAAAAAGAGATACTGTTTTGCCTCCTGCATTGCATGAGGCGTTTTCAACTAAAACAAATCCCAAATTGTATCAGGATGAggaacaaaatgagaaag ATTCCCCCACAATTAAAAGGGCTGCTGACATGTTGAATACTTCCAGTATTCATCCTTGCCACAAGAGAGATCCTAGAGACGAGTGGAATGCAATAGCACAGACTTTTTGTGAAATCTCAGCAGAACAT AAGACCACTGAGGTTCTAAAGGTTCCAGTTTCTTATAGCTATATGCCTACACCAGCAGCatccatattaaaaaaagattcctCCATCAACGTTTATGCAGAGCCAGAAAAAAACACTCCAGCAGCATGTTTAAATTCCCACAACAAACGTAATGATACTTCTGCAATGAGTCCCGAGAGTGTTTCAGCCAAGTCTGATGAAGACCTGGAATTTCAGCAGAGAATTCATGACGAAGTCAGCAAGATACAGAAATTTCTGATTTTAGAGAGACTCAGATGCACAAGGAAACGGAAAACGGATGAAAGAGTAGAGGAAATTCATTAG
- the eif3m gene encoding eukaryotic translation initiation factor 3 subunit M: protein MSVPAFIDITEEDQASELRAYIKSKGAEISEENSEGGLHVDLAQIIEACDVCLKDDDKDVESVMNSIVSLLLILETDKQEALIESLCEKLVKFREGERPSLRMQLLSNLFHGMDENAPVRYTVYCSLIKVAATCNAIAFIPTELDQVRKWITDWNLTTEKKHTLLRLVYEALVDCKKSEPAAKVMVELLGSYTEDNASQARVDAHRCIVRALKDTNTFLFDHLLALKPVRFLEGELIHDLLTIFVSAKLAAYVKFYQNNKDFIDSLGLSHEQNMAKMRLLTFMGMAVENKEISFDTIQQELQIGADDVEAFVIDAVRTKMVYCKIDQTQRKVVVSHSTHRTFGKQQWQQLYDSLNSWKQNLNTVKNSLLSLSTST, encoded by the exons ATGAGTGTCCCGGCTTTCATTGACATTACTGAGGAGGATCAG GCTTCAGAGCTGAGAGCCTACATCAAATCTAAAGGAGCTGAGATTTCTGAAGAGAACTCAGAAGGTGGACTCCATGTGGATTTGGCCCAGATTATAGAAGCATGTGATGTCTGTCTCAAAGATGACGACAAAG ATGTGGAGAGTGTGATGAACAGCATTGTCTCTCTGCTCCTGATCCTGGAGACGGATAAGCAGGAAGCTCTGATCGAGAGCCTGTGCGAGAAGCTGGTCAAGTTCCGCGAGGGCGAACGCCCTTCCCTCCGAATGCAGCT GCTAAGCAATCTTTTCCATGGCATGGATGAGAACGCCCCGGTGCGTTACACTGTCTACTGCAGCCTCATTAAAGTGGCAGCCACCTGCAATGCGATCGCCTTCATCCCAACCGAGCTCGATCAG GTCAGAAAATGGATAACGGACTGGAACCTCACCACAGAGAAGAAACACACTCTGCTGAGACTGGTGTACGAGGCACTTGTAGACTGTAAAAAAAG TGAAcctgcagctaaagtcatggTGGAGCTGCTGGGCAGCTACACTGAAGACAACGCTTCTCAAGCCAGGGTCGATGCTCACAG ATGTATTGTCCGTGCTTTAAAGGATACCAACACATTTTTGTTCGATCACCTCCTGGCCCTGAAACCAGTTCGATTTTTGGAAGGGGAACTTATTCATGAT CTGCTGACCATCTTTGTAAGTGCAAAGCTAGCGGCATATGTGAAGTTTTACCAGAACAACAAAGACTTCATCGATTCCCTTG gtCTGTCACATGAGCAGAATATGGCCAAGATGAGGCTTCTTACCTTTATGGGCATGGCAgtggaaaataaagaaatatcatTTGATACCATTCAACAGGAGCTGCAGATTGGAGCTGATGATGTTGAAGCATTTGTCATTGATG CTGTAAGAACTAAGATGGTTTATTGCAAAATTGACCAGACACAACGGAAGGTAGTTGTGAG CCACAGTACACACAGGACTTTTGGAAAACAGCAGTGGCAGCAACTGTATGACAGCCTCAACTCTTGGAAACAGAACCTGAACACAGTGAAAAACAGCCTTCTCAGCCTCTCCACTTCAACATAA
- the ccdc73 gene encoding coiled-coil domain-containing protein 73 isoform X2, whose amino-acid sequence MSGTPSEVIASDCKEHREVILGQKDSESFKRDSVEFHKVSGNGLSLAQEKDHKTESDYLKAETSSPFSLQESADAIISVHMLECKTSLLEAVEELRIRRDAEIRFEDQINKLVLEKQELEWEKESLQNQTDTLKSQQTDALTALKKKFQARIRGIEGEKGKHQLTTELRDKEINSLKEELKSLQVFKFSLQKKLSELEQKLQLQTQTKDNHLNQISEAEKRFETISRQCVMVKQFHEKLEQNVEEAMRLNKKLTLVNYNQEATIFRLKKDIEKLNKELIKSRVSSHCKRGDESMHRTLQEQEIQQLQHKLLVETEMTKRLTKENATIREEKQEVMNSLKHAQQLLQRQTEAIGRVELELNAQREEHQALKRDNELFREKIKEKEDKFISLTEECQNSKAIWEKEQMRLQEKIQQTQEKLRSHKEAYDYLHEQHNQLSSCSVQQAEQIQMLKHNLKVFSVDVKPKKHNGSDNEIKEVCAPRHEVNSPLINDSQSKAVVLQSNNTQSLQDIDIEEKNIIEHFKDKCTFASSKEPAETVNDELSKADYCVVINVQTDDVYASGSKDTGGTKNICSTIDLASTTLKPQGSPDTLAEVPVTETMILDSADALGVYSADTGQQTDSSKHKSGIGESHLVYGMLDKSSTATTMLCNKGDFISELPSPKGSCVYHNEVDPVTAHKDCQHELAEGSPELKTQVAAKDDEDNQKCSESKLSNVTEVPEVKSALNEMYPTHLVASEILGGFRTPLQNDPKLKKITSRFIKEKSGFNRSDPADATKRIMTISQCYSKLEVKDQMTTETDDRRDKTPSSQPATNDSETKLSNQSETIEKNINSAAHNRSENKALVQTVTPDVKKTCTETDSNVDSGRGTIFESDQSSISHSMYKLNEGILPCTNYSEAHKNKSFKKEILMPRAEKTNLNEHQEDSTKNANGEIYFPSSDTMFTSESKKIRSAFELRPLKNIQFPTSQKSHDIHSSVKVDQDVNSQTSTPLIPSCLKRDTVLPPALHEAFSTKTNPKLYQDEEQNEKDSPTIKRAADMLNTSSIHPCHKRDPRDEWNAIAQTFCEISAEHKTTEVLKVPVSYSYMPTPAASILKKDSSINVYAEPEKNTPAACLNSHNKRNDTSAMSPESVSAKSDEDLEFQQRIHDEVSKIQKFLILERLRCTRKRKTDERVEEIH is encoded by the exons GATGCCGAAATACGTTTTGAAGACCAAATTAATAAACTTGTGCTGGAAAAACAAGAATTAGAATGGGAAAAG GAATCCCTTCAAAATCAAACAGATACTTTAAAAAGTCAGCAGACAGATGCTTTAACTGCTCTCAAGAAAAAG TTTCAGGCAAGAATCAGAGGAATTGAAGGAGAGAAG GGAAAACATCAACTAACAACAGAATTAAGGGATAAAGAGATCAATAGTCTCAAGGAAGAGCTAAAATCACTGCAG GTGTTCAAGTTCAGTTTGCAGAAGAAACTAAGTGAACTG GAGCAGAAACTACAGTTGCAGACTCAAACCAAGGACAATCACCTAAACCAGATAAGCGAagctgaaaaacgttttgaaaccATTTCTCGTCAGTGTGTTATGGTTAAGCAGTTTCATGAGAAACTAGAACAAAAtg tTGAAGAAGCGATGAGGCTAAATAAAAAACTTACTCTTGTGAATTACAATCAAGAAGCCACCATATTCAGATTGAAAAAG GATATTGAGAAACTTAATAAAGAGCTAATTAAATCCAGAGTGTCATCTCATTGCAAAAGGGGAGATGAAAGCATGCATCGCACATTACAGGAGCAAGAGATACAGCAGCTTCAACACAAACTTCTTGTG gAAACAGAAATGACCAAAAGGCTGACTAAAGAGAATGCCACCATACGAGAAGAAAAACAG GAGGTTATGAACTCCCTAAAGCATGCCCAGCAGCTGCTGCAACGACAGACTGAGGCAATTGGTAGAGTGGAACTGGAGTTGAATGCTCAGAGAGAGGAACATCAG GCCCTTAAAAGAGACAATGAACTGTTCAGAGAGAAGatcaaagaaaaagaagacaaatttATCAGTCTAACAGAGGAATGCCAAAATTCTAAAGCAATTTGGGAAAAAGAG CAGATGAGATTACAGGAGAAAATTCAGCAAACACAGGAAAAGCTCAGATCTCACAAGGAAGCATATGATTATCTCCATGAGCAGCACAACCAGCTATCATCCTGCAGTGTCCAGCAAGCAGAGCAAATACAAATGCTAAAG CATAATTTAAAAGTTTTCAGCGTTGATGTAAAGCCCAAAAAGCACAATGGCTCTGATAATGAGATTAAAGAAGTGTGTGCTCCAAGACATGAAGTAAACTCGCCTTTAATAAATGATTCCCAAAGTAAAGCAGTTGTATTACAAAGCAACAATACGCAGAGTTTACAGGATATTGATattgaggaaaaaaacattattgaacATTTCAAAG ATAAATGTACATTTGCTAGTTCCAAGGAGCCTGCAGAGACAGTGAATGATGAACTTTCAAAAGCAGACTACTGTGTGGTTATCAATGTGCAGACTGATGATGTTTATGCTTCTGGAAGCAAAGACACAGGAGGGACTAAGAACATTTGCTCTACTATAGACCTTGCCAGTACAACTCTCAAGCCACAAGGAAGTCCTGATACTTTGGCAGAAGTCCCAGTTACAGAAACTATGATTTTAGACAGTGCTGATGCATTAGGTGTCTATAGTGCAGATACAGGTCAGCAGACAGACTCCAGCAAACATAAATCTGGCATTGGTGAAAGTCATCTAGTTTATGGTATGCTTGATAAGAGCTCTACAGCGACCACAATGCTTTGCAACAAAGGTGACTTTATAAGTGAGCTACCCAGTCCCAAAGGCAGTTGTGTTTATCACAATGAAGTTGACCCAGTAACTGCACACAAGGACTGTCAGCATGAGCTGGCTGAAGGCAGCCCTGAACTCAAAACACAAGTGGCAGCTAAAGATGATGAAGACAACCAGAAATGTTCAGAATCCAAGTTAAGTAATGTTACAGAAGTTCCTGAAGTGAAAAGTGCTTTAAATGAAATGTATCCAACCCATCTTGTAGCTTCTGAAATTCTTGGCGGGTTTAGGACTCCTTTGCAAAACGAccctaaacttaaaaaaataacatctcgttttattaaagaaaaatctGGATTTAACAGATCTGACCCAGCAGATGCCACAAAACGCATAATGACCATATCTCAGTGTTATAGCAAACTGGAAGTCAAGGACCAGATGACAACAGAAACTGATGACAGAAGGGACAAAACACCAAGCAGCCAACCAGCtacaaatgactcagaaacaaaACTATCAAATCAGTCAGAAAccattgaaaaaaacataaattctgCAGCTCACAATCGGTCAGAAAACAAAGCTTTGGTCCAGACAGTCACTCCAGATGTTAAAAAGACATGTACAGAGACGGATTCTAATGTTGACAGTGGAAGGGGAACAATATTTGAAAGTGATCAGAGCAGTATATCTCATTCTATGTACAAATTAAATGAAGGAATCCTCCCATGTACTAATTACAGtgaagcacataaaaacaaaagtttcaAAAAAGAAATCCTCATGCCTAGGGCTGAAAAGACCAATCTCAACGAACACCAAGAAGACAGCACAAAGAATGCAAATGGCgaaatatattttccttctTCTGACACTATGTTCACttctgaaagcaaaaaaattaGATCAGCATTTGAGTTAAgacctttaaaaaatatacagttccCAACTTCCCAGAAATCCCATGATATTCATTCTTCTGTGAAAGTGGATCAAGATGTTAACAGCCAGACCTCAACACCTTTAATACCATCTTGTTTAAAAAGAGATACTGTTTTGCCTCCTGCATTGCATGAGGCGTTTTCAACTAAAACAAATCCCAAATTGTATCAGGATGAggaacaaaatgagaaag ATTCCCCCACAATTAAAAGGGCTGCTGACATGTTGAATACTTCCAGTATTCATCCTTGCCACAAGAGAGATCCTAGAGACGAGTGGAATGCAATAGCACAGACTTTTTGTGAAATCTCAGCAGAACAT AAGACCACTGAGGTTCTAAAGGTTCCAGTTTCTTATAGCTATATGCCTACACCAGCAGCatccatattaaaaaaagattcctCCATCAACGTTTATGCAGAGCCAGAAAAAAACACTCCAGCAGCATGTTTAAATTCCCACAACAAACGTAATGATACTTCTGCAATGAGTCCCGAGAGTGTTTCAGCCAAGTCTGATGAAGACCTGGAATTTCAGCAGAGAATTCATGACGAAGTCAGCAAGATACAGAAATTTCTGATTTTAGAGAGACTCAGATGCACAAGGAAACGGAAAACGGATGAAAGAGTAGAGGAAATTCATTAG